DNA sequence from the Caldisalinibacter kiritimatiensis genome:
TAAAGTATATATAAAGGCTAGTATTTCTGCCACTGCTGCATAATATTCCTCAGGAATTTGCATACTTAAATCTAATTTATAAAGATTCTCTGCTAATTCTTTTTCTTTATGTATATGTATATCTTCTTCTTCAGCTTTTTCAATTATTTTGTCTGCAATGTTGTTTTTTCCTTTAGCTATAACAATCGGTGCTTTATCACTTGAATCATATTTCAATGCAACTGCAATCTTTTCCTTATTATCTTTATTCAATATATCACACCCTTATATCCAAAGTTAAATGTTCTTGTCTTTCTTCACCAAAATAATCTAACACATCAACGTCTTCACTTT
Encoded proteins:
- a CDS encoding EscU/YscU/HrcU family type III secretion system export apparatus switch protein, with translation MNKDNKEKIAVALKYDSSDKAPIVIAKGKNNIADKIIEKAEEEDIHIHKEKELAENLYKLDLSMQIPEEYYAAVAEILAFIYTLDKKQGEKVG